One Calonectris borealis chromosome 15, bCalBor7.hap1.2, whole genome shotgun sequence DNA segment encodes these proteins:
- the LOC142088927 gene encoding LOW QUALITY PROTEIN: E3 ubiquitin-protein ligase RBBP6-like (The sequence of the model RefSeq protein was modified relative to this genomic sequence to represent the inferred CDS: inserted 2 bases in 1 codon), producing MRHPMRASPVRSAGGRPGWEVSKSPYSASPYSTSSSTCSTSRSGSSRTRSYSRSFSPSHSRSYSRLLPYPRRGKGKRRNYRSRSRSHGYQRSRSRSPPYRRCHSRSRSPVFRGQSPTKQTIPQGEGGREYFNRYREVPPYDLKAYYGRSLDFRDPFEKARYREWERNYREWHGKFYKGYAVGAQPHPPVNRENFSPGRFGPPGTRQENSPYARGRREDYPAWQSHQNHNIAGNYPEKPSERESHGIKDPTKSKEKEVKNPLGDGQGNKHKKRRKRDEDEGFPNTELLAGARKPREPVPAEDVKMDSCSWXPSRDDATPVRDEPMEADSIVFKPMSEKEKKEKDKPKAKIDKTKRKVEVAVPPKTDNIIKLAKA from the exons atgc gtcatccaatgagagccagtccagttcgctcagcaggtggcagaccaggctgggaagt gtccaagtctccttatagtgcttcaccttactctacaagttcgtctacctgctccacatcaagatcaggttcttcccgcactcgctcctactctcgctcatttagtccttcccattctcgttcctactcgcgattgctgccgtatccaagaagaggcaaagggaagaggcgtaactatcgttctaggtcaaggtcacacggttatcagcgttcaaggtcaaggtcacccccatacagaagatgccattcacggtcaaggtctccagtatttagaggccagtctcccactaaacagactatacctcaaggggaaggaggaagggagtattttaacagatacagagaagttccaccatatgatctgaaagcttactatggcagatctcttgactttagagatccatttgaaaaggcaaggtaccgggaatgggaaaggaactacagagaatggcatggaaagttttacaagggctatgctgttggcgctcaacctcaccctccagtaaacagagagaacttttctccaggtaggtttggtccacctgggaccagacaagagaattcaccatatgctcggggacgtagggaggattatcctgcttggcagagccaccaaaatcacaatatagctggaaattaccctgaaaaaccttctgaaagagagagccatggcatcaaggatcctacaaaatcaaaagagaaggaggtgaaaaatccactaggagatggccaaggaaataagcataaaaagagaagaaaaagggatgaggatgaaggatttcccaatactgagttgttagcaggtgcgagaaaaccaagagagccagttccagcagaagacgttaaaatggactcctgttcatg cccaagcagagatgatgccacccctgtgagagatgagcctatggaagcagattctattgttttcaagccgatgtctgaaaaggagaaaaaagagaaggataagccaaaagcaaaaattgacaagacaaagcggaaagtagaagtggctgttcctcctaagacagacaatataataaaactagctaaagct